One window from the genome of Hydractinia symbiolongicarpus strain clone_291-10 chromosome 1, HSymV2.1, whole genome shotgun sequence encodes:
- the LOC130635610 gene encoding actin-related protein 10-like, protein MEFVFSPVEKFNIIYITLLSYIQGIYLKMALMDLMGLGADKQAVVLDIGTEFTKVGFAGEHAPRHIIRTEIKKMINGELRSVKLFDKPNPSDSEAFCLYKEFFHMLYFKYLLVNPKERRVVICESMLKPIHIRNTIARVLFRHFEVVSIVFIPNHLLALFAVGIQTGLVIDCGYTETTVVPIYEQIPILTAMEYIDLAGKAVHESINKHITENAIVEIKGEEKSAKSNLSLCESVLEDIKVRCCFVGRHATDLVAVPVRYPLGGDKVLHIDGKLRAHAMDMLFEGNEEDQSIVTVVLDAILKCPIDCRKELMQNIVLIGGSVMSPGFDSRLFAELKFLLSSDSYNNRLFVKKITFRNSPVPANYCAWQGGALFGALEILGDHSISRERYHVDPNIPDWSSVLSLNKEDVSKSLLDDKYKWTSLRKSLSTSSPTTVPPSTSGGSLSERLKKELGLSK, encoded by the coding sequence ATGGAATTTGTCTTCTCTCctgttgaaaaatttaatattatataCATTACTTTGCTTTCATATATTCAGGGTATATACCTAAAAATGGCTTTAATGGATCTAATGGGTCTTGGTGCTGATAAGCAAGCAGTCGTTCTTGACATTGGTACAGAGTTTACTAAAGTTGGTTTTGCTGGCGAACATGCTCCTCGTCACATCATTCGTACTGAAATCAAGAAAATGATAAATGGAGAACTTCGATCTGTTAAACTTTTTGATAAGCCAAATCCAAGTGATAGCGAAGCATTTTGTTTGTATAAAGAGTTCTTTCATATGCTTTATTTTAAGTATTTGTTAGTTAATCCAAAAGAACGAAGAGTGGTTATATGTGAGTCCATGTTAAAGCCAATTCATATTCGCAACACAATAGCAAGAGTGTTGTTTCGtcattttgaagttgtctccaTAGTTTTTATTCCAAATCACTTACTTGCCTTATTTGCAGTTGGAATACAAACAGGACTGGTAATCGATTGTGGATATACAGAAACAACAGTTGTTCCAATATACGAGCAAATTCCTATTCTCACTGCAATGGAGTATATAGATCTTGCTGGAAAGGCTGTGCATGAAAGTATAAACAAGCACATAACAGAAAATGCAATAGTAGAAATAAAGGGGGAGGAAAAGTCTGCCAAATCTAATTTAAGTTTGTGTGAATCAGTTTTAGAAGATATTAAAGTGCGTTGTTGTTTTGTAGGCAGGCATGCTACAGATCTTGTAGCAGTGCCTGTCAGATATCCATTAGGTGGTGACAAAGTTTTACACATTGATGGGAAGTTGCGAGCACATGCTATGGATATGTTGTTTGAAGGAAATGAAGAAGACCAAAGTATTGTTACTGTTGTCCTTGACGCCATTTTAAAATGTCCCATTGATTGTCGTAAAGAGTTAATGCAAAATATTGTTCTTATTGGCGGAAGTGTCATGTCTCCTGGGTTTGACTCGAGGTTGTTTGCAGAGCTGAAATTCCTATTAAGCAGTGATTCCTACAACAATAGGCTATTTGTTAAAAAGATTACATTTCGCAACTCTCCAGTGCCTGCAAACTATTGTGCTTGGCAGGGTGGTGCACTGTTTGGAGCACTTGAAATCTTAGGAGATCATTCCATAAGCCGTGAAAGATACCATGTTGATCCGAACATACCAGATTGGTCATCAGTGCTGTCATTAAACAAAGAAGATGTTTCTAAGAGCTTGTTAGATGATAAATATAAGTGGACAAGTTTAAGAAAATCACTGTCAACAAGCAGTCCAACCACTGTGCCACCTTCAACCAGCGGTGGTAGTCTTAGCGAAAGGTTGAAAAAGGAACTTGgtttaagtaaataa
- the LOC130635589 gene encoding cell division cycle-associated 7-like protein yields the protein MEDYEESDYEKERRKNIEMHNEEFRKIFPEGVFLKSSSAKTNRKKRKNRLSEGYIKNIASLTPRRSISRSCKRLPGETLISRDKKIRISDDWQDTPRRPLSSGGIRFTKWEKIQQRQAEKMKDRKPITQDYFSDYVDTYSDEEFTEKLARRRYVPVLEPGPIEDVAERTSDKHYDSEYGTSCHQCRQKTIDTKTVCRNSECVGVRGQFCGPCLKNRYGECAKEALRNEAWFCPPCRGICNCSFCMKKRGKRATGILIHLAKENGYTDVKTFLGD from the coding sequence ATGGAAGATTATGAAGAAAGTGATTATGAGAAAGAACGAAGAAAGAATATTGAGATGCATAATGAAgagtttagaaaaatatttccgGAGGGTGTTTTTTTAAAGTCAAGTTCCGCTAAAACTAacagaaagaaaagaaagaatagACTGAGTGAAGGATATATAAAGAATATAGCATCATTGACTCCCCGTCGTTCAATAAGTCGGTCGTGTAAAAGGTTGCCTGGAGAGACGCTTATTTCACGAGACAAAAAAATTCGAATTTCTGATGACTGGCAAGATACTCCAAGGAGACCGTTGTCTTCAGGTGGTATTCGATTTACAAAGTGGGAAAAGATACAGCAACGACAAGCAGAAAAGATGAAAGATCGCAAACCGATTACCCAAGATTATTTTAGTGATTACGTCGACACTTACAGTGATGAAGAATTTACCGAAAAGCTGGCCCGTCGGAGATATGTACCAGTGTTGGAACCTGGACCAATTGAAGATGTAGCTGAAAGAACTTCCGACAAACACTACGACTCAGAGTACGGCACATCCTGTCATCAATGCCGTCAAAAAACTATTGACACAAAAACAGTCTGTCGTAATAGTGAATGTGTAGGAGTTCGTGGCCAATTCTGCGGACCATGTTTAAAGAATCGTTATGGAGAATGCGCAAAGGAAGCCCTGCGTAACGAGGCGTGGTTTTGCCCTCCATGTCGGGGCATATGTAACTGTAGTTTTTGCATGAAGAAAAGAGGAAAGAGAGCTACAGGGATTTTGATACACCTAGCAAAAGAAAACGGCTACACTGACGTGAAAACTTTCCTCGGAGACTAG